The Pirellulimonas nuda genome includes a region encoding these proteins:
- a CDS encoding nucleotide exchange factor GrpE, which translates to MAKQSTPDDEPVDGPGVEAYTGPEAEPVIFDPAEPEGLEADLAAEKDRNLRLQAELQNVLSRKSREVAEERKYGALPLMRDVLPVLDNMDRAIQAVEKKDGELTPEGASLLEGFRLVKQQLVTVLAQHGCEPIPAEGEAFNPELHAAILQQPSAEHPAGVVMMQTEAGYQLAGRVVRPSQVIVSSGPAQA; encoded by the coding sequence CCAAGCAATCGACCCCAGACGATGAACCCGTCGACGGCCCAGGCGTTGAGGCCTACACCGGCCCGGAGGCCGAGCCGGTGATCTTTGACCCGGCCGAACCCGAAGGCCTTGAGGCGGACCTGGCCGCGGAGAAGGACCGCAACCTGCGGCTGCAGGCCGAGCTGCAGAACGTGCTGAGCCGCAAGTCGCGTGAGGTGGCCGAAGAACGCAAGTACGGCGCGCTCCCGCTGATGCGCGACGTGCTGCCGGTGCTGGACAACATGGACCGCGCGATCCAGGCGGTCGAGAAGAAGGACGGCGAGCTCACGCCCGAAGGGGCGAGCCTGCTGGAAGGGTTCCGGCTGGTGAAGCAGCAGCTTGTCACCGTGCTTGCCCAGCACGGCTGCGAGCCGATCCCGGCCGAAGGCGAGGCGTTCAACCCCGAGCTGCACGCTGCGATCCTGCAGCAGCCCTCCGCGGAGCACCCCGCGGGCGTGGTGATGATGCAGACCGAGGCCGGCTACCAGTTGGCCGGACGCGTGGTGCGGCCCTCGCAGGTGATCGTGTCGTCGGGCCCCGCGCAAGCTTAA
- the acpS gene encoding holo-ACP synthase, protein MAILGVGANIIECLRIAQMIERHGELFITRVYTDHEIEYCSARKAATQHYAGRWAAKEAVLKALGTGQLPGIRWRDIEVRSGKNDAAPPTVRLRGGAKELFERSGAQKIHLTLSHCRSHAVAYAVAEGRSVD, encoded by the coding sequence ATGGCGATCCTCGGCGTTGGCGCCAATATCATCGAATGCCTGCGGATCGCTCAGATGATCGAGCGGCACGGCGAGCTGTTCATCACGCGGGTCTACACCGACCACGAGATCGAGTACTGCAGCGCCCGCAAGGCGGCCACCCAGCACTACGCGGGGCGCTGGGCCGCTAAAGAGGCGGTCCTCAAGGCGCTGGGCACGGGGCAGCTCCCCGGCATCCGCTGGCGCGACATCGAGGTCCGCAGCGGCAAGAACGACGCCGCGCCCCCCACCGTGCGGCTACGCGGCGGCGCCAAGGAGCTGTTCGAGAGGTCGGGCGCCCAGAAGATCCACCTCACCCTCAGCCACTGCCGCAGCCACGCCGTGGCGTACGCGGTGGCCGAGGGGCGATCGGTCGATTAA
- the lysS gene encoding lysine--tRNA ligase, which translates to MSDLTDPLAARRQKLEALTALGVDPWGQRFDDHTLTGALRDRSEEIVYRLEDGSEVPLPDFAAQPEDFNFRQWKADQGKGEVVGPKVRAAGRVRLLRSAGKLIFIDLVDMTGRIQLMVGQKQVGDSWPVVEQLDLGDLIGVDGMLGRTNTGELSIFAESITFLTKALESPPEKHHGLTDPEVRQRQRYVDMAYNDGVTERFLNRSRIVRSVRDSLAQRGFVEVEGPTLHAIAGGAAARPFTTHHNALDIDLFLRIALELHLKRLLVGGIERVFELGRVYRNEGISPKHNPEFTMLEVYQAYGDYGSMMDLTEGIICEAIGVLGAGGLGVARQSRGGWGLGDAQGGAADEISYVLPWGEETIDFTPPFERRTYNELFLEHTGVDPADEAGVAKLAKSLGIDTGGKHPDVIKNAVFEEKVEDALVGPIFVTDYPASICPLTKRKVSDPAVAERFELFIKGMEVANAYTELNDPDLQEQLFKSQLSGMAEEDSMARMDDDFIRALRNGMPPAGGLGIGIDRLVMLLTNSQTIRDVILFPLLRPEKG; encoded by the coding sequence ATGTCCGACCTGACCGACCCGCTGGCCGCCCGACGGCAGAAGCTTGAGGCCCTCACCGCGCTGGGCGTTGACCCCTGGGGCCAGCGTTTCGACGACCACACGCTCACCGGCGCCCTCCGCGACCGCAGCGAGGAAATCGTCTACCGCCTGGAGGACGGCAGCGAGGTCCCGCTGCCCGATTTCGCCGCCCAGCCAGAAGACTTCAACTTCCGCCAGTGGAAGGCGGACCAGGGCAAGGGAGAAGTGGTCGGGCCCAAGGTCCGCGCCGCGGGCCGGGTGCGGCTGCTCCGTTCGGCGGGCAAGCTGATCTTTATCGACCTGGTAGACATGACCGGCCGCATCCAGTTGATGGTGGGCCAGAAGCAGGTGGGCGATAGCTGGCCCGTCGTCGAGCAGCTCGACCTGGGAGACCTGATCGGCGTCGACGGCATGCTGGGCCGCACCAACACCGGCGAGCTGTCGATCTTCGCCGAGAGCATCACCTTCCTCACCAAGGCGCTGGAGTCCCCCCCCGAGAAGCACCACGGCCTCACCGACCCCGAGGTGCGTCAGCGGCAGCGGTACGTCGACATGGCGTACAACGACGGCGTGACCGAGCGGTTCCTGAACCGCAGCCGCATCGTACGAAGCGTGCGCGACTCGCTGGCGCAGCGCGGCTTTGTTGAGGTCGAGGGCCCCACGCTGCACGCCATCGCCGGGGGCGCCGCGGCCCGGCCTTTCACCACGCACCACAACGCGCTGGACATCGACCTGTTCTTGCGCATCGCGCTCGAGCTGCACCTCAAGCGGCTGCTGGTGGGCGGCATCGAGCGGGTGTTCGAGCTGGGGCGCGTCTACCGCAACGAGGGGATCTCGCCGAAGCACAACCCCGAGTTCACGATGCTGGAGGTCTACCAGGCCTACGGCGATTACGGCTCGATGATGGATTTGACGGAGGGGATCATCTGCGAAGCGATCGGCGTGCTGGGTGCCGGGGGGCTGGGGGTGGCGCGGCAGAGCCGCGGGGGCTGGGGGCTGGGGGACGCGCAGGGCGGTGCAGCGGACGAGATCAGCTACGTGCTGCCTTGGGGGGAGGAGACGATTGATTTTACGCCGCCGTTTGAACGGCGCACCTACAACGAGCTGTTCTTGGAGCATACGGGGGTCGATCCTGCGGACGAGGCGGGCGTCGCGAAGCTGGCGAAGTCGCTCGGGATCGACACGGGGGGGAAGCACCCGGACGTGATCAAGAACGCCGTCTTCGAGGAGAAGGTCGAAGACGCCCTGGTGGGTCCGATCTTCGTCACCGACTACCCGGCCAGCATCTGCCCGCTGACCAAGCGCAAGGTGTCCGACCCCGCGGTCGCCGAGCGGTTCGAGCTGTTCATCAAGGGGATGGAGGTCGCCAACGCCTACACGGAGCTGAACGACCCCGACCTGCAAGAACAGCTCTTCAAGAGCCAGCTCTCGGGCATGGCCGAAGAAGACTCGATGGCCCGCATGGACGACGACTTCATCCGCGCGCTGCGCAACGGCATGCCCCCGGCCGGCGGACTGGGGATCGGCATCGACCGGCTGGTGATGCTGCTCACGAACTCGCAGACCATCCGCGACGTGATCCTGTTCCCGCTGCTGCGGCCGGAGAAGGGTTAA
- a CDS encoding DNA polymerase ligase N-terminal domain-containing protein, which translates to MRYVLLRHNCPPDYRDGPHWDLMLERDGVLVTWSLLELPAPEEAVAATRLADHRVAYLDYEGPVSGDRGEVSRVAQGELVWSKYSAQEACVRLLSGDLAGELTLTLADDDRWTLAHSPATHSLGG; encoded by the coding sequence ATGCGTTACGTCCTGCTCCGCCACAATTGCCCCCCCGACTACCGCGACGGCCCGCACTGGGACCTGATGCTGGAGCGCGACGGCGTGCTGGTCACTTGGTCGCTGCTGGAACTCCCTGCACCCGAAGAAGCCGTTGCGGCAACGCGGCTCGCCGATCACCGGGTGGCGTACCTGGATTACGAAGGCCCCGTCAGCGGCGATCGCGGCGAGGTGTCGCGCGTGGCGCAAGGCGAGCTGGTCTGGAGCAAGTACAGCGCCCAAGAAGCGTGCGTGCGATTGCTCTCGGGCGACCTGGCGGGCGAGCTGACGCTGACGTTAGCAGACGATGACCGCTGGACGCTCGCGCACAGCCCAGCCACTCACTCGCTCGGAGGGTGA
- a CDS encoding DUF11 domain-containing protein: MRKLLRALKPLAALVAVMALGCAGLPRIDPSGDRLLVFPQSSASPAPVAPAYGQGGAPAGNVVAPPVYSNASDGLGDLMFGPATPAAAAGPVAQPPGERVVMTPERLLAPVGTEVVLRAGICGDDNYLKANRRIEWMLGQQGSGEFVTVGEQGERDFARLPWSVPKKIDNQYVVGYTSPFHTCLRRGTDDPSDDLQVRRGDAWVTLTSPAEGTSYVTAFAPAVDGWPSRRATAIVYWVDAQWQFPGPVSAAAGQPATLVTTVTRQSDGAPIAGWIVRYESQDGAARLGYQAGAVAEATTDNRGRASMEVAPVNPGGGTSNIRVTIVRPEQAGVAASPRVEVASGATAVTWSGSGPMGPPVVVTPSPLPGTTPSQPVPPSPTEPAPSLPPEYVVPAPTGPPVQIPSDTGRPELEVTLKQNTPGSLRVGDSFEVEITVRNRGDGVAKNITVRDRFDAGLTSPIDQNGSRKLEYNQMPDLKPGESERVRLPFEVTGPGRHCNEVTVTADGASEAYERLCVDATEVQAELRINAVGTARAEVGQEFEYKSVVENVGQVAVENLVVELRYDPALRPTSAQAGSTQLSDGTFRWILSRLEPGEKQEFAMVGVCDQPNPQAQIILSARADRTPEKSMPWVIEVLPPGRVSPADGAGGPANSPIGVEIDFTGGRTQVGQNSIVYVYLTNGPTPQTGVSVRVEMPAGLQPNLAGIKSPTAPSPNPPWIQFAPIASMAAGEQLTITIPVQAAAAGPAAVRAQIATQAQPTPVTIEGAPLQISPR; the protein is encoded by the coding sequence GTGCGGAAACTGTTGCGAGCCCTGAAGCCCCTCGCCGCGCTGGTCGCGGTCATGGCGCTGGGCTGCGCGGGGCTGCCGCGGATCGACCCGTCCGGCGACCGGCTGCTGGTGTTCCCGCAGTCTTCTGCTTCCCCCGCCCCGGTCGCCCCCGCGTACGGACAGGGGGGCGCCCCCGCCGGCAACGTCGTGGCGCCCCCGGTGTACTCCAACGCCAGCGACGGGCTCGGCGACCTGATGTTTGGCCCCGCGACGCCGGCGGCCGCGGCCGGGCCGGTAGCCCAGCCCCCCGGCGAACGCGTCGTCATGACCCCCGAGCGGCTGCTGGCCCCCGTGGGGACCGAGGTGGTGCTGCGGGCCGGCATCTGTGGCGACGACAACTACCTTAAGGCCAACCGCCGCATCGAGTGGATGCTGGGCCAGCAGGGGAGCGGCGAGTTTGTCACGGTGGGCGAGCAGGGGGAACGCGACTTCGCCCGCCTGCCGTGGAGCGTGCCGAAGAAAATCGACAACCAGTACGTGGTGGGCTACACGTCGCCGTTCCACACCTGCCTGCGGCGCGGCACCGACGACCCCAGCGACGACCTGCAGGTCCGCCGTGGCGACGCGTGGGTCACCCTCACCAGCCCCGCGGAAGGGACCAGCTACGTCACTGCGTTCGCGCCGGCCGTGGATGGTTGGCCCAGCCGACGGGCCACCGCCATCGTGTACTGGGTCGACGCCCAGTGGCAGTTCCCCGGCCCCGTGAGCGCGGCCGCGGGCCAGCCCGCTACGCTGGTGACCACCGTCACCCGCCAGAGCGACGGCGCCCCCATCGCCGGTTGGATCGTGCGCTACGAGTCTCAGGACGGCGCCGCCCGGCTCGGCTACCAAGCGGGCGCGGTGGCCGAAGCGACCACCGACAACCGCGGCCGCGCCAGCATGGAGGTCGCCCCCGTGAACCCCGGCGGCGGCACGTCCAACATCCGCGTCACCATCGTCCGCCCCGAGCAGGCGGGCGTTGCGGCCAGCCCGCGCGTCGAGGTCGCCAGCGGCGCCACGGCGGTCACCTGGAGCGGCAGCGGCCCGATGGGCCCCCCCGTGGTGGTGACGCCGAGCCCGCTGCCGGGCACAACGCCGTCGCAGCCCGTGCCACCGTCGCCGACGGAGCCCGCGCCGTCGCTCCCGCCCGAGTATGTCGTGCCGGCGCCCACGGGCCCCCCCGTCCAGATCCCCAGCGACACGGGCCGCCCCGAGCTGGAAGTGACCCTCAAGCAGAACACGCCGGGGTCGTTGCGGGTGGGAGACTCGTTCGAGGTAGAGATCACTGTCCGCAACCGCGGCGACGGCGTCGCCAAGAACATCACCGTCCGCGACCGCTTCGACGCGGGGCTTACCAGCCCGATCGACCAGAACGGCTCGCGCAAGCTGGAGTACAACCAGATGCCCGACCTCAAGCCGGGCGAGAGCGAGCGGGTGCGGCTGCCGTTTGAGGTGACCGGCCCGGGGCGGCACTGCAACGAGGTGACCGTGACGGCCGACGGCGCCAGTGAAGCCTATGAGCGGCTCTGTGTCGACGCCACCGAGGTGCAGGCCGAGCTGCGGATCAACGCCGTCGGCACCGCCCGCGCCGAGGTGGGTCAGGAGTTTGAGTACAAGTCGGTGGTCGAGAACGTCGGCCAGGTAGCGGTCGAGAACCTAGTGGTCGAGCTGCGGTACGACCCGGCGCTGCGGCCCACCAGCGCGCAGGCCGGCAGCACACAGCTATCGGACGGCACGTTCCGCTGGATCTTGTCGCGGCTCGAGCCGGGAGAGAAGCAGGAGTTCGCGATGGTAGGGGTGTGCGACCAGCCGAACCCGCAGGCGCAGATCATCCTCTCGGCACGGGCCGACCGTACGCCGGAGAAGTCGATGCCGTGGGTGATCGAGGTGCTGCCGCCGGGGCGGGTGTCGCCCGCCGACGGCGCCGGCGGGCCGGCCAACTCGCCGATCGGGGTAGAGATCGACTTCACCGGCGGGCGGACGCAGGTGGGGCAGAACTCCATTGTGTACGTCTACCTCACCAACGGCCCGACGCCGCAGACTGGCGTGAGCGTGCGGGTAGAGATGCCGGCGGGCTTGCAGCCAAACCTTGCGGGGATCAAGTCGCCGACCGCCCCCTCGCCCAACCCCCCGTGGATCCAGTTCGCCCCGATCGCCTCGATGGCGGCGGGCGAGCAACTGACGATCACCATCCCGGTGCAAGCTGCGGCCGCGGGCCCGGCGGCGGTGCGGGCGCAAATCGCCACCCAAGCGCAGCCGACCCCCGTGACGATCGAAGGGGCGCCGCTGCAGATCAGCCCGCGTTAA
- a CDS encoding SlyX family protein: protein MQGEQRDQLTRLEELLAHQQQLLDQLNSAVVEQGGEIDRLRRELEALRTLAGRLAERVDAGQTLPHEKPPHY from the coding sequence ATGCAAGGTGAACAGCGCGACCAGCTCACGCGGCTCGAGGAACTACTCGCCCATCAGCAGCAGTTGCTCGACCAGCTCAACTCCGCGGTCGTCGAGCAGGGGGGCGAGATCGATCGGCTCAGGCGCGAGCTCGAAGCGCTGCGGACGCTCGCGGGCCGGCTCGCAGAACGCGTCGACGCCGGGCAGACCCTGCCGCACGAGAAGCCGCCGCACTACTGA
- a CDS encoding PEP-CTERM sorting domain-containing protein, with amino-acid sequence MLARIVMVAAAAAAVRVEAIEHAQVSIDAFGAATKTGGTAGFFLDPGAVVGETPIRIGASAADDAAGGVLISSVAERGRPDATHVTGVQFATAGTVSDDDPLSLNTRNVSGGLSIVTTRAGAAGDLLDPPSPMPNAGQPFGASFGAGYFSFSEGWIGGTLSSSTVNPNGTFGALDTLTGSAGVTVDVDAFGVGYHRVNIPGVSDPFQQGMLVTSAASNVGRFTNVQPAPDRNGYIVSTVDNDGYFEFDPGSDPDIVNEGDGVATPFSFAFIPAGQTGLTAATINPSFTQSLGDVRGYSLFETGAGYNLTTVGTGEYRLTVNGGSPSQGTLLMNGVPLAFPGDNALTYQADGDGWLILTEDIEADFLTGNGTTLNELDGLGQGHDLATPYFSFAYLPNEGAATAAAAIPSADSFTRLNKSSITAWNAVVTAQNNDNNVGDVLLTVTEQTPGAGVVGLGNQKGDNSYAAYGQPLGTEDGIMFATISEGLRDNSSVGGFNEFGEVGTNVFSGYWAVITATADGSPQGEHNVNHAVAFFGRDSGFRMEAAVDIPNVSGVDLDQENTVVSFSGVNSLTDGVLIATPYGNDDNYLVAEPQADGAGWKVLEFDNSTTDGAGSEPDNFSYVYLPYESENLIAGLVKLDGSLASSTAGAGVEWTLTREEDGFSLPQYRLSIAGKTTADGMLLLTSTGRFAAEANLDNSMIYETDPTTGDFLIRGLDHIANGDTGFVNYEEAGFMFAYIDYAAPPIAPLPDELTGDYNGDGFVDAADYTVWRDSVGTSNVLPGDLVGGVIGNDQYQQWKDNFGASLAQGAAASQAAVPEPASLLGMSAALAAVGVLSRRRRPLVG; translated from the coding sequence ATGTTGGCGCGGATTGTGATGGTCGCGGCCGCTGCGGCCGCGGTGCGGGTCGAAGCGATTGAGCACGCGCAGGTGTCGATCGACGCGTTCGGCGCCGCGACCAAGACCGGCGGGACCGCCGGGTTCTTCCTCGACCCCGGCGCCGTGGTCGGCGAGACGCCGATCCGCATCGGCGCCAGCGCCGCGGACGACGCGGCGGGGGGCGTGCTCATCTCTTCGGTCGCCGAGCGGGGCCGTCCCGACGCCACGCACGTCACCGGCGTGCAGTTCGCTACGGCGGGCACGGTCAGCGACGACGACCCCCTCTCCCTCAACACGCGCAACGTTTCTGGCGGCCTTTCGATCGTCACCACACGGGCCGGCGCCGCGGGCGATCTGCTCGATCCTCCGTCGCCCATGCCCAATGCGGGGCAGCCATTCGGCGCAAGCTTCGGCGCCGGCTATTTTTCCTTCAGCGAGGGCTGGATCGGCGGCACGCTCTCCAGCTCTACCGTCAACCCCAACGGCACGTTCGGCGCCCTCGACACGTTGACCGGCTCGGCCGGCGTGACGGTGGACGTCGACGCCTTCGGCGTTGGCTACCACCGCGTGAACATCCCGGGCGTTTCCGACCCGTTCCAGCAGGGGATGCTGGTGACCAGCGCGGCCTCGAACGTCGGCCGGTTCACCAATGTCCAGCCCGCGCCCGACCGCAACGGCTACATCGTCTCCACAGTCGATAACGACGGCTACTTCGAATTCGACCCGGGCTCCGATCCAGACATCGTGAACGAGGGAGACGGCGTCGCCACCCCGTTCTCGTTCGCCTTCATCCCCGCCGGGCAGACCGGCCTGACCGCCGCCACCATCAACCCCAGCTTCACCCAGAGCCTGGGCGACGTCCGCGGCTACTCCCTGTTCGAGACCGGCGCCGGCTACAACCTCACGACCGTCGGCACGGGCGAGTACCGCCTCACCGTGAACGGCGGCTCCCCGTCGCAGGGGACGCTGCTGATGAACGGCGTGCCGCTCGCCTTCCCGGGCGACAACGCCCTCACCTACCAGGCCGACGGCGACGGCTGGCTGATCCTGACCGAAGACATCGAGGCCGACTTCCTCACGGGTAACGGCACCACCCTGAACGAGCTGGACGGCCTCGGCCAGGGCCACGACCTGGCGACCCCCTACTTCAGCTTCGCCTACCTGCCGAACGAGGGCGCCGCGACCGCCGCGGCGGCCATCCCCTCGGCCGACAGCTTCACGCGGCTCAACAAGAGCAGCATCACGGCCTGGAACGCGGTGGTGACCGCGCAGAACAACGACAACAACGTCGGCGACGTGCTGCTGACGGTCACCGAGCAGACCCCGGGCGCCGGCGTCGTGGGGCTGGGCAACCAGAAGGGAGACAACAGCTACGCCGCCTACGGCCAGCCGCTCGGCACCGAAGACGGCATCATGTTCGCCACCATCAGCGAGGGCCTGCGGGACAACTCCAGCGTCGGCGGCTTTAACGAGTTTGGCGAGGTCGGCACCAACGTGTTCAGCGGCTACTGGGCCGTGATCACCGCCACCGCCGACGGCAGCCCCCAGGGCGAGCACAACGTCAACCACGCCGTGGCGTTCTTCGGCCGCGACTCTGGCTTCCGCATGGAGGCCGCCGTCGACATCCCGAATGTCTCGGGCGTCGACCTCGACCAAGAGAACACCGTCGTCTCGTTCAGCGGCGTGAACTCCCTGACCGACGGCGTGCTGATCGCTACCCCCTACGGCAACGACGACAACTACCTGGTCGCCGAGCCCCAGGCCGACGGGGCTGGCTGGAAGGTGCTCGAGTTCGACAACAGCACCACCGATGGCGCCGGCTCTGAGCCCGACAACTTCAGCTACGTCTACCTCCCCTACGAGTCGGAGAACCTGATCGCCGGCCTGGTTAAGCTCGATGGCTCCTTGGCCTCGTCGACCGCGGGCGCCGGCGTTGAGTGGACCCTGACCCGCGAGGAGGACGGCTTTAGCCTGCCGCAGTACCGGTTGTCGATCGCCGGCAAGACCACCGCCGACGGCATGCTGCTGCTGACCAGCACCGGCCGGTTTGCGGCCGAGGCCAACCTCGACAACTCGATGATCTACGAGACCGACCCTACGACGGGCGATTTCTTGATCCGCGGCCTCGACCACATCGCCAACGGCGACACGGGCTTTGTGAACTATGAGGAGGCGGGCTTCATGTTCGCCTACATCGATTACGCGGCCCCGCCCATCGCGCCGCTCCCCGACGAACTGACCGGCGACTACAACGGCGACGGCTTTGTTGACGCCGCCGACTACACCGTGTGGCGCGACAGCGTGGGCACGAGCAACGTGCTGCCCGGCGACCTGGTCGGCGGTGTGATCGGAAACGACCAGTACCAGCAGTGGAAGGACAACTTCGGCGCGTCGCTGGCCCAAGGCGCAGCGGCAAGCCAGGCCGCGGTGCCCGAGCCCGCCTCGCTGCTGGGCATGTCTGCCGCACTGGCCGCCGTGGGCGTGCTGAGCCGGCGCCGCCGCCCGCTGGTGGGCTGA
- a CDS encoding DUF1559 domain-containing protein, translating to MERTTRRDRLSGFTLVELLVVIAIIGILVAMLLPAVQSAREAARKMQCTSQMKQLGLATLNYETAKKSFPWASYVGPPLSGTNPNQTVKHGTLPFLLPYLEEASLADQYDYDQSYSYNSGGRNPGQEAGNYLLAFRTPLPFFHCPTTPGRQPEDPQTDYAVSQRIAADSEHWPTTTATAIRDLLRNKTIIERSSWESVLAKRRTTQGGSVVYKPSRIRDTTDGLSKTFMWFEIAGRQTIYGEDHAPTGGTGTHGSSWAADDNEFWVHERCGSKIFNCNNGEEIYSFHVGGAVFGLGDGSVQFVSNDVSTNVFVSYHTRDEGDLVEGEIF from the coding sequence GTGGAAAGGACAACGCGTAGGGATCGGTTGAGCGGCTTCACGCTGGTGGAGCTGCTGGTAGTGATCGCCATCATCGGCATCCTGGTGGCGATGCTGCTGCCGGCGGTGCAGAGCGCCCGCGAGGCCGCCCGCAAGATGCAGTGCACGTCGCAGATGAAGCAGTTGGGGCTGGCGACGCTGAACTACGAAACGGCGAAGAAGTCGTTCCCCTGGGCCAGCTACGTCGGCCCGCCGCTCAGCGGGACCAACCCCAACCAGACGGTCAAGCACGGCACCCTGCCGTTCTTGCTGCCGTACCTGGAAGAGGCGTCGCTGGCGGATCAGTACGACTACGACCAGAGCTACAGCTACAACTCGGGGGGGCGCAACCCCGGTCAGGAGGCCGGCAACTACCTGCTGGCCTTCCGCACGCCGCTGCCGTTCTTCCATTGCCCGACCACGCCGGGCCGTCAGCCCGAGGACCCGCAAACGGACTACGCCGTCTCGCAGCGCATCGCGGCGGACTCCGAGCATTGGCCAACGACGACGGCCACGGCAATCCGGGACCTGCTCCGCAATAAAACGATCATCGAACGCAGCTCGTGGGAAAGCGTGCTGGCCAAGCGGCGGACGACCCAAGGGGGATCGGTGGTCTACAAGCCGTCGCGCATCCGAGACACCACCGACGGCCTCTCCAAGACCTTCATGTGGTTCGAGATCGCCGGGCGTCAAACGATCTACGGAGAAGACCACGCGCCAACCGGCGGTACCGGCACCCACGGATCGAGCTGGGCGGCCGACGACAACGAGTTCTGGGTGCACGAACGCTGCGGGAGCAAGATCTTCAACTGCAACAACGGGGAAGAGATCTACAGCTTCCACGTCGGCGGCGCGGTGTTTGGCCTCGGCGACGGTTCGGTGCAGTTTGTCTCCAACGACGTCTCGACCAACGTGTTTGTCTCCTACCACACGCGGGACGAAGGGGATCTGGTCGAGGGCGAGATCTTCTAA
- a CDS encoding carboxypeptidase-like regulatory domain-containing protein — protein sequence MNASRLLAAALLASACSQGCSKPTPDGRLPVFPTSGKVTRAGAPVAGARVTLYGATETLQGPSAPIPTATTDADGAFELRSYDPNDGAPAGDFLVAITLPEQPPEGDLPEEYVAKDLLRGKYDNPDRSGLKAAVPEGGGELPTFDLK from the coding sequence GTGAACGCTTCCCGTCTATTGGCTGCTGCGCTGCTGGCTTCGGCCTGCTCGCAGGGCTGCTCGAAACCGACCCCCGACGGCCGCCTGCCGGTCTTCCCGACCAGCGGCAAAGTCACCCGCGCCGGGGCGCCGGTCGCGGGGGCCCGCGTGACGCTGTACGGCGCCACAGAGACCTTGCAGGGCCCCAGCGCCCCGATCCCGACCGCCACGACCGACGCCGACGGCGCCTTTGAGCTGCGTTCCTACGACCCGAACGACGGCGCCCCGGCCGGCGACTTTCTGGTGGCCATCACGCTCCCCGAGCAGCCGCCCGAGGGCGACCTCCCCGAGGAGTACGTCGCCAAAGACCTGCTGCGGGGCAAGTACGACAACCCCGATAGGTCGGGCCTGAAGGCCGCCGTCCCCGAAGGAGGAGGCGAACTGCCGACCTTCGACCTGAAGTAG